In a genomic window of Venatoribacter cucullus:
- a CDS encoding calcium/sodium antiporter has translation MLTAVALIIAGLIILVWSADKFVIGAAATARHLGMSPLLVGLTIVAMGTSAPEVFVSIMAALDGAGNLAVGNALGSNITNIGLVLGITALISPIPLQKKLLKKELPLLVLVSIIGGLVLMDLELNLTDALILFAAMGFALYLMFLNSSESGEPIVDEDEAAEIENTPMRKALLLMVLGLAALLVSSRMLVDGAVSVATFYGVSELVIGLTIVAIGTSLPELAASVASALKGHHDIAIGNVIGSNIFNMLTVMPVPGLLAVTQVESMALYRDYAVMMVMTLMLLALFVVNYRKGTMGRFSGLLLTGGFTAYLLYLFIEAS, from the coding sequence ATGCTGACTGCAGTTGCTCTGATTATCGCCGGCCTGATTATTCTGGTCTGGAGTGCGGATAAATTTGTTATTGGTGCCGCCGCCACCGCCCGCCATCTGGGTATGTCGCCGCTGCTGGTCGGCCTGACCATCGTTGCCATGGGTACCTCGGCACCGGAAGTCTTTGTTTCCATCATGGCCGCCCTCGATGGTGCCGGTAACCTGGCCGTGGGTAATGCCCTGGGTTCCAACATTACCAATATTGGCCTGGTGCTGGGCATCACGGCCCTGATCAGTCCGATTCCGCTGCAGAAAAAATTATTGAAAAAAGAACTGCCACTGCTGGTGCTGGTCAGCATTATCGGTGGTCTGGTGCTGATGGACCTGGAACTGAATTTAACCGATGCCCTGATCCTGTTCGCCGCCATGGGCTTTGCTCTGTATCTGATGTTCCTGAATTCCAGCGAATCCGGTGAACCCATTGTCGATGAAGACGAAGCCGCCGAAATTGAAAACACCCCGATGCGCAAAGCCCTGCTGCTGATGGTGCTGGGGCTGGCAGCATTGCTGGTCAGCTCACGCATGCTGGTCGATGGCGCGGTCAGCGTGGCCACCTTCTATGGCGTCAGCGAACTGGTGATTGGTTTAACCATCGTGGCCATCGGCACCAGCCTGCCGGAGCTGGCCGCTTCGGTCGCCAGCGCCCTGAAAGGCCACCACGATATCGCCATCGGTAACGTCATCGGCTCCAACATTTTCAATATGCTCACCGTAATGCCGGTGCCGGGTCTGCTGGCCGTCACCCAGGTAGAAAGCATGGCACTGTACCGCGACTATGCCGTTATGATGGTGATGACCCTGATGCTGCTGGCTTTGTTTGTGGTGAATTACCGCAAGGGCACCATGGGGCGTTTTTCCGGTCTGTTATTAACCGGGGGTTTTACCGCCTATCTTCTGTACCTGTTTATTGAAGCAAGCTGA
- a CDS encoding KpsF/GutQ family sugar-phosphate isomerase codes for MSTDLNFNFEQSARRTITLEQQAVGQLLQRLSGTFNTACRLILQCQGRVVVTGMGKSGHIGSKLAATLASTGTPAFFVHPGEASHGDMGMIQPTDVVIALSNSGETGEVTSLLPLLKRMGTALISMTGNPASTLAKAADAHLDTGVEQEACPLNLAPTSSTTCALVMGDALAVALLEARGFTAEDFAFSHPGGSLGRRLLLKVDDIMHTGAGIPVVGPEATLSQALLVVTSKGLGMTTVQQDGQLLGIFTDGDLRRAIDQGVDIHTATMADVMTRGGKATRPGTLAAEALKIMEDNKINALVVKDGDQAAGVLTMHDLLRAGVL; via the coding sequence ATGAGCACCGATCTGAACTTTAATTTTGAACAATCCGCCCGCCGCACCATTACGCTGGAACAACAGGCGGTTGGCCAACTGTTACAGCGCCTGAGCGGTACCTTCAACACCGCCTGCCGCCTGATCCTGCAGTGCCAGGGCCGGGTGGTCGTCACCGGCATGGGCAAATCCGGTCATATCGGCAGCAAACTGGCGGCCACCCTCGCCAGCACCGGCACCCCGGCTTTTTTTGTGCACCCGGGCGAAGCCAGCCACGGCGATATGGGCATGATCCAGCCCACCGACGTGGTGATTGCCCTGTCCAACTCCGGCGAAACCGGCGAAGTGACCAGCCTGTTACCCTTGCTGAAACGCATGGGCACGGCGCTGATCAGCATGACCGGCAACCCCGCTTCCACCCTGGCAAAAGCGGCCGACGCCCACCTGGATACCGGCGTGGAACAGGAAGCCTGCCCGCTTAATCTGGCTCCCACCTCCTCCACCACCTGTGCACTGGTGATGGGCGATGCACTGGCCGTAGCCTTACTGGAAGCACGCGGCTTTACCGCCGAAGACTTTGCCTTTTCCCATCCGGGCGGTTCGCTGGGCCGGCGCCTGCTGCTGAAAGTGGATGACATTATGCACACTGGTGCCGGCATTCCCGTGGTGGGGCCGGAAGCCACACTGTCGCAGGCACTGTTGGTGGTAACCTCCAAAGGTCTGGGCATGACCACCGTGCAACAGGATGGTCAGCTGCTGGGTATTTTTACCGACGGCGACCTGCGCCGGGCTATTGATCAGGGGGTTGATATTCACACCGCCACCATGGCCGATGTGATGACCCGCGGTGGCAAAGCCACCCGTCCCGGCACCCTGGCCGCTGAAGCCCTGAAAATTATGGAAGACAACAAGATCAACGCCCTGGTCGTCAAAGACGGCGACCAGGCGGCCGGCGTCCTGACCATGCACGATCTGCTGCGGGCGGGCGTGCTCTGA
- the lptC gene encoding LPS export ABC transporter periplasmic protein LptC, giving the protein MRKQYVVLALALLAGIGLLNLDRVKEMPVTATPVVSGNEEADYYGDQLYQRQYNAAGQLEQSFRAATLQHFPLSAVSHFTRPRIITTAEDGKMWQIDALTGEALDQDERLTLREQVEIRSINTPADDPITIHTDWLNYHAGQQTATTDAPVVIRHPATLTEATGMTLNVADRTLQLHHQVNTRYVPQASE; this is encoded by the coding sequence ATGCGGAAGCAATACGTTGTCCTGGCACTGGCGCTGCTGGCCGGCATTGGCCTGCTGAACCTCGACCGGGTAAAAGAAATGCCGGTAACAGCCACCCCGGTGGTCAGTGGAAATGAAGAGGCCGACTATTACGGTGACCAACTGTATCAGCGCCAGTACAACGCGGCCGGTCAGCTGGAGCAGAGCTTCCGCGCCGCCACCCTGCAGCATTTTCCGCTGTCTGCCGTGTCGCACTTTACCCGGCCGCGCATTATCACCACGGCTGAAGACGGCAAAATGTGGCAGATTGATGCCCTGACCGGCGAAGCACTGGACCAGGACGAGCGTCTGACCCTGCGTGAGCAGGTGGAAATCCGCTCCATCAACACGCCCGCTGACGACCCGATTACCATCCATACCGACTGGCTGAACTACCATGCCGGGCAGCAGACCGCCACCACCGATGCACCGGTGGTGATCCGTCATCCGGCCACGCTGACCGAAGCCACCGGCATGACCCTCAATGTCGCTGACCGCACCCTGCAACTTCATCATCAGGTAAACACCCGTTATGTGCCGCAAGCATCTGAATAA
- the lptA gene encoding lipopolysaccharide transport periplasmic protein LptA, which produces MCRKHLNKLCAAALLLPALASALPEDFNQEVVIVSDRAEIDRQAGVVIYQGDVLLTQGTLRIESDRLTVVSTEGRMEKATAEGQPARYQQQINPGSPLTHAHAQRIDYLAANQEAILIGNAVLRQDSNEITGERIRYDMNTEVISAGQPADAGEKPARIKVIFQPKTAEPATAPAPAVTVPDAPVPAETQP; this is translated from the coding sequence ATGTGCCGCAAGCATCTGAATAAACTCTGTGCCGCTGCCCTGCTGCTGCCGGCGCTGGCGTCCGCACTGCCGGAAGACTTCAACCAGGAAGTGGTGATTGTTTCCGACCGCGCCGAAATTGACCGTCAGGCCGGAGTCGTGATCTATCAGGGCGATGTCCTCCTGACGCAGGGCACCCTGCGTATTGAGTCTGACCGCCTGACAGTGGTCAGCACCGAAGGCCGGATGGAAAAAGCCACCGCCGAAGGCCAGCCGGCCCGTTATCAGCAGCAGATCAACCCCGGCTCACCGCTGACCCATGCGCACGCGCAACGCATCGACTATCTGGCCGCCAATCAGGAAGCCATCCTGATCGGCAATGCCGTACTGCGGCAGGACAGCAACGAAATTACCGGTGAGCGTATCCGCTACGATATGAACACCGAAGTCATCTCCGCTGGCCAGCCAGCCGACGCTGGGGAAAAACCGGCCCGGATCAAAGTGATCTTCCAGCCCAAAACCGCTGAGCCGGCCACAGCGCCCGCTCCGGCAGTAACCGTTCCGGATGCACCGGTTCCGGCGGAGACCCAGCCATGA
- the lptB gene encoding LPS export ABC transporter ATP-binding protein encodes MKTLHAESLAKSYGNRQIVKDVSMSVNSGQIVGLLGPNGAGKTTCFYMIVNLVQADNGRVRIDDEDISHLPMHGRAKKGIGYLPQEASIFRKLSVADNIMAILETRKDLDKAGKQAKLESLLDEFHIQHIRDSKGMALSGGERRRVEIARALAAEPSFILLDEPFAGVDPISVADIMDIIRQLKARGIGVLITDHNVRETLAICEKAYIVGGGHIIAEGTAEQVLANEQVRKQYLGEDFRL; translated from the coding sequence ATGAAAACCCTGCACGCCGAATCGCTGGCAAAAAGCTACGGCAACCGCCAGATCGTTAAAGACGTCTCCATGTCGGTGAACAGCGGCCAGATTGTCGGCCTGCTCGGCCCCAATGGTGCCGGCAAAACCACCTGTTTCTATATGATTGTGAATCTGGTGCAGGCGGATAACGGCCGTGTGCGCATCGACGATGAAGACATTAGCCACCTGCCCATGCACGGACGAGCCAAAAAAGGCATTGGTTACCTGCCGCAGGAAGCCTCTATTTTCCGCAAGCTGAGCGTGGCCGATAACATTATGGCCATTCTGGAAACCCGCAAAGACCTCGATAAAGCCGGTAAACAGGCCAAGCTGGAAAGCCTGCTGGATGAGTTTCATATTCAGCATATCCGTGACAGCAAAGGCATGGCGCTGTCCGGTGGCGAACGGCGGCGGGTGGAAATTGCCCGCGCGCTGGCGGCCGAACCCTCCTTTATTCTGCTCGATGAGCCTTTCGCCGGGGTTGACCCCATCTCCGTTGCCGACATCATGGATATTATCCGCCAGCTGAAAGCGCGCGGCATCGGCGTACTGATTACTGACCACAATGTGCGGGAAACACTGGCCATCTGTGAAAAAGCCTATATCGTCGGCGGCGGCCATATTATTGCCGAAGGTACCGCTGAGCAGGTATTGGCCAACGAACAGGTGCGTAAACAGTATCTCGGAGAAGATTTCCGCCTGTGA
- a CDS encoding RNA polymerase factor sigma-54, translating to MKASLQLKMGQQLTMTPQLQQAIRLLQLSTLDLQQEIQEALDSNPMLEVEENEHDGLNDLSLPATADISTEVSSHDHDDGADTPELDEQWSQEQIPDDLPVDSQWEDTYQTTAGVASGNSGAIDDDFDYDARHASTDSLQDHLLWQLNLTPMSDTDRDIALMLIDGVDDDGYLHTTVEDVLESMDPELNVEEDEVMAVLHRLQQFDPAGVFGRDLRECLLLQLHQMPADTPWLAETRLVISEHIELLGNRDYPTLMRKTKLREDDLKAVLRLIKELNPKPGSGISSEQAEYVIPDVIVRNIRDEWRVELNPDIAPKLRVNADYAALIRRSDNSTDNAFLRDNLQEARWFIKSLQSRNETLLKVATKIVEYQIDFFEQGEEAMKPLVLHDIAEAVGMHESTISRVTTQKYMHTPRGIFELKYFFSSHVSTDSGGECSSTAIRAMIKKLIADENARKPLSDSKLAALLADKGIQVARRTVAKYREAMLIPPSNERKQLI from the coding sequence ATGAAAGCCTCCCTGCAGTTAAAGATGGGTCAGCAACTCACGATGACCCCGCAATTACAGCAAGCCATCCGCCTGCTGCAATTGTCGACCCTCGATCTGCAACAGGAAATTCAGGAAGCGCTTGATTCCAACCCCATGCTGGAAGTGGAAGAAAACGAACACGACGGCCTCAACGATTTATCCTTGCCGGCGACCGCCGACATCAGCACCGAAGTCAGCAGCCACGACCATGACGATGGCGCTGACACCCCGGAACTGGACGAACAATGGTCACAGGAACAGATTCCGGATGACCTGCCGGTCGACAGCCAGTGGGAAGATACCTACCAGACCACCGCCGGCGTGGCCTCCGGCAACAGCGGCGCCATCGACGACGACTTTGACTACGACGCCCGTCACGCCAGCACCGACAGCCTGCAGGACCACCTGCTGTGGCAGCTGAACCTGACCCCGATGTCCGATACCGACCGCGATATCGCCCTGATGCTGATCGACGGCGTCGATGATGACGGCTACCTGCACACCACGGTTGAGGATGTGCTGGAAAGCATGGACCCGGAGCTGAACGTCGAAGAAGACGAAGTGATGGCCGTGCTGCACCGCCTGCAACAATTTGACCCGGCCGGGGTATTTGGCCGCGACCTGCGCGAATGCCTGCTGCTGCAACTGCACCAGATGCCGGCCGACACCCCCTGGCTGGCGGAAACCCGGCTGGTGATCAGCGAACATATTGAGCTGCTGGGCAACCGCGACTACCCGACCCTGATGCGCAAAACCAAACTGCGCGAAGATGATCTGAAAGCCGTGCTGCGGTTAATCAAAGAGCTGAACCCCAAGCCCGGCTCCGGGATCAGTTCCGAACAGGCCGAATACGTTATTCCCGATGTGATCGTGCGTAATATCCGCGACGAATGGCGGGTGGAACTGAACCCCGACATTGCCCCCAAGCTGCGCGTCAACGCCGATTACGCCGCCCTTATCCGCCGCTCCGACAACAGCACCGATAACGCCTTTCTGCGCGACAACCTGCAGGAAGCGCGCTGGTTTATCAAAAGCCTGCAAAGCCGCAACGAAACCCTGCTGAAAGTGGCGACCAAAATTGTCGAATACCAGATCGACTTTTTCGAGCAGGGTGAAGAAGCCATGAAACCGCTGGTACTGCACGATATTGCCGAAGCGGTGGGCATGCACGAATCAACCATTTCGCGGGTCACCACGCAAAAATACATGCACACCCCGCGCGGTATTTTCGAGCTGAAATACTTTTTCTCCAGCCACGTCAGTACCGACAGCGGTGGCGAATGTTCCTCCACCGCCATCCGTGCCATGATCAAAAAACTGATTGCCGATGAAAATGCCCGCAAACCATTAAGTGACAGCAAACTGGCTGCCTTGCTGGCCGACAAGGGGATTCAGGTTGCACGCCGTACCGTTGCCAAGTACCGTGAAGCCATGCTTATTCCGCCGTCGAACGAACGCAAACAACTGATTTAA
- the hpf gene encoding ribosome hibernation-promoting factor, HPF/YfiA family — protein sequence MKINLSGHHIEITEALQSYVEEKMSRLSRHFDNITNGQVTLTVVKERMTAEATIHVAGADLHASAEHDDMYAAIDQMTDKLDRQVLKHKEKLVDRQHGHN from the coding sequence ATGAAAATCAACCTCAGCGGCCACCACATCGAAATTACCGAAGCGCTGCAAAGCTATGTGGAAGAAAAAATGTCACGCCTGAGCCGTCATTTCGACAACATCACCAACGGCCAGGTGACCCTGACCGTAGTGAAAGAACGCATGACTGCGGAAGCCACCATCCACGTTGCCGGTGCCGACCTGCACGCCAGCGCTGAACATGACGATATGTACGCCGCCATCGACCAGATGACCGACAAACTCGACCGCCAGGTGTTAAAACACAAAGAAAAACTGGTGGACCGTCAGCACGGTCACAACTGA
- a CDS encoding PTS sugar transporter subunit IIA, which translates to MAISIGDILTPERTLFDAPVSSKKKLLEYLAGFVADLTPDSSADDIYERLLGRERLGSTGIGEGIAIPHCRLPQCQHPFGVLLRLSEAIDYDAVDRRPVDLVFALFVPEEANDEHLQVLAMLARNFTEPDYREALRNAPDAGRLYQRALHTEA; encoded by the coding sequence ATGGCCATCAGCATCGGGGATATTCTGACCCCGGAACGTACGTTATTTGACGCCCCGGTTTCCAGTAAGAAAAAGTTACTGGAATATCTGGCCGGTTTTGTCGCCGACCTGACACCGGACAGTTCCGCCGACGATATTTACGAGCGCTTACTGGGCCGTGAACGGCTGGGCAGCACCGGCATCGGGGAGGGCATTGCCATTCCCCATTGCCGCCTGCCACAGTGTCAGCATCCTTTTGGCGTACTGCTGCGCCTGAGCGAAGCCATTGACTATGACGCCGTTGACCGGCGGCCGGTCGACCTGGTGTTTGCCCTGTTCGTACCGGAAGAAGCCAACGACGAGCACCTGCAGGTGCTGGCCATGCTGGCGCGTAATTTCACCGAGCCAGACTACCGGGAAGCGTTGCGTAACGCACCGGATGCCGGCCGCCTGTACCAACGGGCACTGCACACGGAAGCCTGA
- the rapZ gene encoding RNase adapter RapZ, with amino-acid sequence MRLVIISGRSGSGKSSALHVLEDLGFYCIDNLPVALLPALVHQTEGEEKLSRVAVSIDARNLPHAFDRIDDVLHELPSEEYQLDVVYLDASEEVLLQRFSATRRKHPLTGPDVSLAEAIRQEKQLLHPIADLADLTLDTTSMSVHELRSQIKLRVAGKSGSDIAILFESFGFKHGVPIDADYVFDVRNLPNPYWDPALRRFTGRDQEIIGFLQNEPQVLAMESDITSFITRWLPSFIEANRSYLTIAIGCTGGQHRSVYLAEQLGALFSQQYPQVQVRHRELNGVH; translated from the coding sequence ATGCGTCTGGTCATTATCAGCGGCCGTTCCGGCTCAGGAAAATCCAGCGCCCTGCACGTGTTGGAAGACCTCGGTTTCTATTGCATTGACAACCTGCCGGTGGCCTTGCTGCCGGCACTGGTGCATCAGACGGAAGGGGAAGAAAAACTGTCACGGGTGGCGGTAAGCATTGATGCCCGCAACCTGCCCCATGCTTTCGACCGCATCGACGATGTCCTGCACGAATTGCCCAGTGAGGAATACCAGCTCGATGTGGTGTATCTGGATGCCAGCGAAGAAGTGCTGCTGCAGCGCTTCAGCGCCACCCGGCGCAAACACCCGCTCACCGGCCCGGACGTATCTCTGGCCGAAGCCATCCGGCAGGAAAAACAGCTGCTGCACCCGATTGCCGACCTGGCCGACCTGACACTGGATACCACCAGCATGTCGGTACACGAGCTGCGCAGCCAGATTAAACTGCGGGTCGCGGGAAAATCCGGCAGCGACATTGCCATTCTGTTTGAGTCTTTTGGTTTCAAACACGGCGTCCCGATTGATGCCGATTATGTATTCGATGTGCGCAACCTGCCCAACCCCTACTGGGACCCGGCGTTACGCCGCTTCACCGGCCGCGACCAGGAAATCATCGGTTTTCTGCAGAATGAACCCCAGGTGCTGGCCATGGAAAGTGACATCACCTCGTTTATTACCCGCTGGCTGCCCAGTTTTATTGAAGCCAACCGCAGTTACCTGACCATCGCCATCGGCTGCACCGGCGGCCAGCATCGCTCGGTCTATCTGGCCGAGCAGCTGGGCGCGCTGTTCAGCCAGCAATATCCACAGGTGCAGGTTCGCCACCGTGAACTGAACGGCGTGCACTGA
- a CDS encoding HPr family phosphocarrier protein has translation MMIRTELLIINKRGLHARAAAKLAGTASQFASSIRLGSSSQMADGKNIMSVMMLAASQGTTLQVEISGDDADAALAALTDLFARRFDEDE, from the coding sequence ATGATGATTCGCACGGAACTGCTCATTATCAACAAGCGTGGCCTGCACGCCCGTGCCGCCGCCAAACTGGCCGGCACCGCCAGCCAGTTTGCCAGCAGCATCCGTTTAGGCAGCAGCAGCCAGATGGCCGATGGCAAAAACATCATGTCGGTGATGATGCTGGCGGCCAGTCAGGGCACCACCTTGCAGGTGGAAATCAGCGGTGATGACGCCGATGCAGCCCTCGCCGCCCTGACCGATCTGTTTGCCCGCCGTTTCGACGAAGACGAATAA
- the mgtE gene encoding magnesium transporter gives MAQHSEKAKAKLHSLNAALESGALTQVKRILNSGLAPVDVAHLIESSPPKARKLLWELVDKDLEGEVIQHLSEELQSHFLSDMSAEEVADLTADMDTDDVADMLQQLPERVTQEILESMDDQDRARLEAIMGYPEDSAGGLMNTDTITVRPDITLDVVLRYLRRHKTLPPMTDNLAVVNRQNEFIGILPVSKLLVSDPQQTVREVMTTDSRVIQATQHESEVAKVFERHDLVSAPVIDASGKLVGRITIDDVVDVIRDEGDHSLLSMAGLDDEEDTFAPALKSSRRRLVWLFINLLTAFTAATVIGLFKDTIEQIVALAVLMPIVASMGGIAGSQVLTLVIRGQALGHISNANINWLLRREVLIAGINGTLLALVISLITFLWFGDPYISLVIALAIVINITFAMLAGAVLPILMKAKGIDPALAGSVALTTISDVVGFMSFLGLATLIVL, from the coding sequence ATGGCGCAACACAGCGAAAAAGCCAAAGCAAAACTGCACAGTCTGAACGCCGCCCTCGAAAGCGGCGCGCTGACTCAGGTCAAACGCATCCTGAATTCCGGTCTGGCCCCGGTTGACGTTGCTCACCTGATCGAATCATCGCCCCCGAAAGCCCGTAAATTGCTGTGGGAGCTGGTCGACAAAGATCTCGAAGGTGAGGTAATCCAGCACCTGAGCGAAGAGCTGCAAAGCCACTTCCTCAGTGATATGAGCGCCGAAGAGGTTGCCGACCTCACCGCCGACATGGACACCGACGACGTCGCCGACATGCTGCAACAGCTGCCGGAGCGCGTGACCCAGGAAATTCTGGAGTCCATGGATGATCAGGACCGCGCGCGTCTGGAAGCCATTATGGGCTATCCGGAAGACAGCGCCGGCGGTCTGATGAACACCGACACCATTACGGTGCGCCCGGATATCACCCTGGATGTTGTTTTACGTTATCTGCGCCGGCACAAAACCCTGCCGCCGATGACCGACAACCTGGCCGTGGTTAACCGCCAGAATGAATTCATTGGCATTCTGCCGGTCAGCAAACTGCTGGTCAGCGATCCGCAGCAAACCGTGCGCGAAGTGATGACCACGGACTCCCGGGTTATTCAGGCCACCCAGCACGAAAGTGAGGTTGCCAAGGTCTTTGAACGTCACGATCTGGTGTCCGCCCCGGTGATTGATGCCAGCGGCAAGCTGGTCGGCCGTATCACCATCGATGACGTGGTCGACGTTATCCGTGATGAAGGCGACCATTCCCTGCTCAGCATGGCCGGTCTGGATGACGAAGAAGATACCTTCGCGCCAGCGCTGAAATCCAGCCGCCGCCGGCTGGTCTGGCTGTTTATCAACCTGCTGACGGCCTTTACCGCCGCCACCGTGATTGGCCTGTTCAAAGATACGATTGAACAGATTGTGGCGCTGGCCGTACTGATGCCCATTGTTGCCAGTATGGGCGGTATTGCCGGCAGCCAGGTACTGACGCTGGTTATCCGTGGTCAGGCGCTCGGCCATATCAGCAACGCCAATATCAACTGGCTGCTGCGCCGGGAAGTATTGATTGCCGGCATCAACGGCACCTTACTGGCACTGGTCATCTCACTGATCACCTTTTTATGGTTTGGTGACCCCTATATTTCACTGGTGATTGCCCTGGCCATTGTGATCAACATTACCTTTGCTATGCTGGCCGGCGCTGTGCTGCCGATTCTGATGAAAGCCAAGGGCATTGACCCGGCCCTGGCAGGCAGCGTGGCGCTGACCACCATCAGTGATGTTGTCGGCTTTATGTCCTTCCTGGGATTAGCCACCCTTATTGTCCTCTGA
- the yjgA gene encoding ribosome biogenesis factor YjgA, translated as MKHTDYQDDDEDFISKSELKREAHRHQQLGKKLADLNPKKWRDLPISENLYNALVENNRLSQNEAKRRHLQFIGKIMRDEDVDAILAGLELLDPSSEAYGRRIKQQEMWRNRLVSDDAGLNAFIEEFPAVDRQQLRNLVRNAQKEMNSEPPKPGTNYKKLFQFIREQMEG; from the coding sequence ATGAAACATACCGACTACCAGGATGATGATGAAGATTTCATCAGCAAATCCGAACTGAAACGTGAAGCGCACCGCCATCAGCAGCTGGGCAAAAAACTGGCTGACCTGAATCCGAAGAAATGGCGCGACCTGCCGATCAGCGAAAACCTCTACAACGCCCTGGTGGAAAATAACCGCCTGAGCCAGAACGAAGCCAAACGCCGGCACCTGCAATTCATTGGCAAAATCATGCGCGATGAAGACGTGGACGCCATTCTGGCCGGACTGGAACTGCTGGATCCGTCCAGCGAAGCCTACGGTCGCCGCATCAAGCAACAAGAGATGTGGCGCAACCGGCTGGTCAGTGATGACGCTGGCCTGAATGCCTTTATTGAAGAGTTTCCGGCGGTTGACCGCCAGCAGCTGCGCAATCTGGTGCGCAATGCGCAGAAAGAAATGAATTCAGAGCCGCCCAAGCCCGGCACCAACTATAAGAAACTGTTTCAGTTTATTCGTGAGCAGATGGAAGGCTGA
- a CDS encoding carbon-nitrogen hydrolase family protein has product MPQLAAIQMNSGADPLHNLQRAEQGVQQAAQQGAQLVLLPEMFLSLDGQRYPAIAADPQYVQIVAGWARQYKLWLVAGAVPMTSPDGDPRVRSASLVFNDQGELVARYDKIHLFDADVGDAHNRYRESERFAPGEELVVVDTPVGKLGLAICYDLRFPGLFQRLREQGAEIISIPAAFTYTTGEAHWQVLLRARAIETQCYVLAANQCGWHDDQRRTWGHSQIIDPWGQVLSELADEPGVVVAELNAELLVDVRRRMPLEQHKRC; this is encoded by the coding sequence ATGCCACAGCTTGCGGCCATACAGATGAACAGTGGCGCCGACCCGCTGCACAACCTGCAACGGGCGGAGCAAGGGGTGCAGCAGGCGGCGCAACAGGGTGCTCAGCTGGTGTTGCTGCCGGAGATGTTTTTAAGTCTGGACGGCCAGCGCTACCCCGCTATAGCCGCGGATCCGCAGTATGTGCAGATAGTGGCCGGCTGGGCCCGCCAATACAAGCTGTGGCTGGTGGCCGGTGCCGTGCCCATGACCAGCCCGGACGGCGACCCGCGCGTGCGTTCGGCGTCGCTGGTGTTTAATGATCAGGGCGAATTGGTGGCCCGCTACGACAAAATCCACCTGTTTGATGCCGATGTCGGCGACGCCCACAACCGCTACCGCGAATCCGAACGCTTTGCCCCCGGTGAGGAGCTGGTGGTGGTCGACACCCCGGTGGGGAAACTCGGGCTGGCGATCTGCTACGATCTGCGTTTTCCCGGCCTGTTTCAGCGCCTGCGCGAGCAGGGCGCTGAGATCATCAGTATCCCGGCAGCCTTTACCTACACCACCGGCGAAGCGCACTGGCAGGTGCTGCTGCGGGCGCGGGCCATAGAAACTCAATGCTACGTACTGGCCGCTAACCAATGCGGCTGGCACGACGACCAGCGCCGTACCTGGGGCCATTCGCAGATTATTGACCCCTGGGGCCAGGTGCTGTCTGAACTGGCCGATGAGCCGGGCGTGGTGGTGGCTGAGTTGAATGCGGAGTTGTTGGTTGATGTGCGCCGGCGTATGCCGCTGGAGCAGCATAAGCGCTGCTGA